One Paenibacillus riograndensis SBR5 DNA segment encodes these proteins:
- a CDS encoding response regulator transcription factor encodes MKSILIVEDEEAIARVLAAYLKKAGFQVTLAADGRTALEAFETAPPSLILLDINLPNMDGFELLGLIREKSSCPVIMLTARDSIGDRLAGLDGGADDYMSKPFIPEEVVARVNAVLRRPSQWSDGSRKRHYGSLFIDFGARSVFLNGAEVSLSPRDLSVLLFLAERPNQICTRDQLLEHVWEMDYDGSDRAVDLSIKRLRQALSHWPAEEGEIRTLRGTGYQLWTT; translated from the coding sequence ATGAAATCCATTCTGATTGTCGAAGATGAGGAAGCGATTGCCCGCGTGCTTGCGGCCTATCTCAAAAAGGCGGGCTTTCAGGTCACCCTCGCTGCAGACGGGCGCACCGCGCTGGAAGCCTTTGAGACTGCACCGCCTTCCCTGATTCTGCTCGATATTAATCTGCCGAATATGGATGGCTTCGAGCTGCTGGGTCTGATCCGTGAGAAAAGCAGCTGTCCCGTGATTATGCTGACGGCCAGAGACTCTATCGGCGACCGTCTGGCCGGACTGGACGGAGGGGCCGACGATTACATGTCCAAGCCCTTCATTCCCGAAGAGGTGGTGGCCCGCGTAAATGCGGTGCTGCGCCGCCCTTCACAGTGGTCCGACGGCAGCCGCAAGCGCCATTACGGCAGCCTGTTTATAGATTTTGGCGCCCGCAGTGTATTCCTGAACGGGGCCGAGGTATCCTTAAGCCCCCGCGATCTGTCGGTGCTGCTCTTCCTCGCAGAGCGCCCGAATCAGATCTGCACCAGGGATCAGCTGCTGGAGCATGTATGGGAAATGGACTATGACGGAAGCGACCGGGCGGTGGATCTGTCGATCAAAAGGCTGCGCCAGGCCCTTTCGCACTGGCCTGCCGAAGAAGGCGAAATCCGCACGCTTAGAGGAACGGGGTATCAATTATGGACCACCTGA
- a CDS encoding YceI family protein, producing the protein MKKKTIAITAAGVVIAGAITAFTLLNNTLGNNVEIESVIPAQETGASSGTNTADAAAAPAGAAVTAEQLNGAWNIADTSKVYWSVTTSKETVNFVDPAVTGTWNVNLDDAGAMTGEGTVEMSALDSGNAQRDEHVKGADFLSVTEFPQSTFTVKSFSELPAEWTEGTAVPVQLQGTMTVKGIEKEVTFDSQAVYSGGQLMLSGTTTVTFEDFGMANPHSIVLDTENNLEVRLELVLSK; encoded by the coding sequence ATGAAGAAAAAAACAATCGCCATAACCGCTGCCGGAGTCGTTATCGCAGGAGCTATTACAGCATTTACACTACTCAATAACACCCTGGGCAATAATGTTGAAATCGAGTCCGTTATTCCGGCACAGGAGACAGGAGCGTCAAGCGGCACGAACACGGCGGATGCAGCAGCCGCACCGGCAGGAGCCGCCGTTACAGCAGAGCAGTTAAATGGTGCCTGGAACATCGCTGACACCTCAAAAGTATACTGGTCGGTAACGACCTCCAAGGAAACCGTCAATTTCGTAGACCCGGCAGTTACAGGAACCTGGAATGTGAACCTGGACGACGCGGGCGCGATGACCGGCGAAGGAACGGTAGAGATGAGCGCCCTGGACTCCGGCAACGCGCAGAGGGACGAGCATGTAAAAGGAGCGGACTTCCTGTCCGTCACAGAATTCCCGCAGTCCACCTTTACCGTCAAATCCTTCTCGGAGCTGCCGGCGGAATGGACGGAAGGTACAGCAGTACCGGTTCAGCTGCAAGGCACGATGACAGTAAAAGGCATTGAAAAAGAGGTCACCTTTGATTCCCAGGCCGTATACAGCGGCGGGCAGCTTATGCTCTCAGGTACAACCACTGTAACCTTTGAGGATTTCGGCATGGCCAACCCGCACTCAATTGTACTGGACACCGAAAATAATCTGGAGGTCCGCCTGGAGCTTGTACTGTCGAAATAA
- a CDS encoding (deoxy)nucleoside triphosphate pyrophosphohydrolase, with product MIEVAAAIIHNDEGCILIARRRQGKSQAGLWEFPGGKLEDGEDAPACLRRELMEEMGIAILPYAAFGVNEHDYDGFTIRLMAWEAEFLEGRITLSDHDAFRWVTAKELDGFAFAPADIPFVNRLLEPLR from the coding sequence GTGATTGAAGTAGCAGCGGCGATTATACATAACGATGAAGGCTGTATCCTGATCGCCCGGCGGCGGCAGGGCAAATCACAGGCGGGCTTGTGGGAATTTCCCGGTGGCAAGCTGGAGGACGGCGAAGACGCGCCGGCTTGCCTGCGCAGAGAGCTGATGGAGGAGATGGGCATCGCGATCCTCCCTTACGCGGCTTTTGGAGTGAATGAGCATGACTATGACGGATTCACGATCAGGCTGATGGCCTGGGAGGCCGAATTTCTGGAAGGCAGAATCACGCTGAGCGACCATGACGCTTTCCGCTGGGTGACTGCGAAGGAGCTGGACGGGTTTGCTTTTGCTCCGGCAGATATCCCTTTTGTGAACAGGCTGCTGGAGCCGTTAAGGTAA